A window of Desulfobacterales bacterium contains these coding sequences:
- a CDS encoding TetR/AcrR family transcriptional regulator, translating into MARKSQAPQKREQIAWALFDCLAENGHENITIKRIAARAGMPHGVIHYYFEKKDDIVNALVEALTALYQEKFQSFLESGKEGSGDNLEKMLHSLVEAFVFDRRLNRVFYNLVQMGFERRGVSAPLRRLLDAYRANIGDMFAQAGAGEQSGPLSMMVVAVIEGLALQWMIDPDAFDRQEVWDTAGRVRDVIKSSLSAGPEDNQAVS; encoded by the coding sequence ATGGCCAGAAAATCCCAAGCCCCCCAGAAGCGGGAGCAGATCGCCTGGGCGCTGTTTGACTGCCTGGCGGAAAACGGGCACGAAAATATAACCATAAAGCGCATTGCCGCCAGGGCGGGCATGCCCCACGGGGTCATCCACTATTATTTTGAAAAAAAGGACGACATCGTAAACGCCCTGGTGGAGGCACTCACCGCCCTTTACCAGGAAAAATTTCAAAGTTTTCTGGAATCCGGAAAAGAAGGCAGCGGCGACAATCTGGAAAAGATGCTCCACTCTCTCGTGGAGGCCTTTGTCTTTGACAGACGGCTGAACAGGGTTTTTTATAACCTGGTGCAGATGGGCTTCGAGCGCCGGGGGGTGAGCGCGCCCCTGCGCCGCCTGCTTGACGCCTACCGGGCAAATATAGGCGACATGTTTGCACAGGCCGGGGCAGGGGAGCAAAGCGGCCCGCTTTCCATGATGGTAGTGGCTGTTATAGAAGGGCTGGCTCTGCAATGGATGATCGATCCAGACGCATTTGACCGGCAGGAGGTCTGGGATACAGCGGGCAGAGTGCGGGATGTCATAAAAAGCAGTCTGTCCGCAGGCCCGGAAGATAATCAGGCAGTGTCCTGA
- a CDS encoding isoaspartyl peptidase/L-asparaginase, with protein MAAKYTLLIHAGCEGITRQYYGPEAEQEHLLFLRKSLAAGRAVLDVGGRGLDAVCAAVKVLEDCPLFNAGRGSVFTHGGKIEMDASVMRGEDLAAGAVAGVTGIKNPVRAAAFVLEKSPHVLLIGPGAERFAEIQGLETADPEYFQTARRREEYLAAQKPAGEQFGTVGAVCLDRAGNLFAASSTGGITGKEYGRVGDSPVIGAGVYADNASCAVSCTGEGEFFLRRAAAKRIAALVEFGGFSLEAAAAAVLENIRTLGGKGGLIAVDAAGRAAISFTTRGMFRGLARQDEADRVAMFGPPLNWQ; from the coding sequence GTGGCCGCAAAATACACCCTTTTGATCCATGCCGGCTGTGAAGGCATCACCCGGCAATATTACGGCCCCGAAGCCGAACAGGAGCATTTGTTGTTTCTGCGCAAAAGTCTTGCAGCGGGACGGGCGGTGCTGGACGTCGGCGGCCGGGGGTTGGATGCGGTCTGCGCCGCGGTCAAAGTCCTGGAAGACTGCCCTTTGTTCAACGCCGGACGCGGGTCCGTGTTTACCCATGGCGGAAAAATCGAGATGGATGCATCCGTTATGCGCGGCGAGGACCTTGCCGCCGGGGCCGTGGCCGGGGTCACCGGCATCAAAAATCCGGTGCGCGCCGCGGCCTTTGTGCTGGAAAAATCTCCCCATGTCCTGCTCATTGGCCCGGGTGCGGAGCGATTTGCCGAAATCCAGGGCCTGGAAACAGCGGATCCCGAGTATTTCCAAACCGCCAGGCGCCGGGAAGAATACCTTGCAGCCCAAAAGCCGGCCGGGGAGCAGTTCGGCACGGTGGGGGCGGTCTGCCTCGACAGGGCGGGAAACCTCTTTGCAGCTTCGTCCACGGGGGGGATCACCGGCAAGGAGTACGGCCGCGTTGGGGATTCGCCGGTGATCGGGGCGGGTGTTTACGCGGACAACGCTTCCTGCGCTGTCAGCTGCACGGGCGAGGGGGAATTTTTTCTGCGCCGGGCGGCGGCCAAGCGGATCGCCGCCCTGGTGGAGTTCGGCGGGTTTTCCCTGGAAGCAGCCGCTGCGGCGGTCCTGGAAAACATCCGAACGCTCGGGGGAAAAGGCGGTCTCATTGCCGTGGATGCGGCCGGCCGGGCCGCCATCTCCTTTACCACCCGGGGGATGTTCCGCGGCCTGGCCCGGCAGGACGAAGCCGACCGGGTGGCTATGTTCGGCCCGCCGCTCAATTGGCAGTAG
- a CDS encoding CocE/NonD family hydrolase, with protein MKTITDFPCPVREVEHAWIPLSDGTRLAARLWIPEAADQQPVPAILEYIPYRKRDFEAVGDAITHGYFAGHGYACVRVDLRGAGESEGVLRDEYLPLEQQDGLEVLRWIAAQPWCSGKIGMIGISWGGFNGLQIAALQPPELKAVITVCSTDDRYADDVHYMGGCLLGDNLSWASTMFAYNACPPDPLLAGESWRDMWMERLEKSGLWLAEWLSHQRRDDYWRHGSVCENFAAIQCPVMAVSGWADGYSNAVFRLLAGLKTPRKGLIGPWSHKYPQFGVPGPAIGFLQEALRWWDTWLKGEETGVMEEPMLRVWMQDSVAPSTRYKKRPGRWVAETSWPSERIAARQFYLDGAHLLSEDAAAASPYSSPDTAAPEPAAMTIQSPLSVGLYAGKWCSYAAPPDLPHDQREEDGGSLVFETLPLEEPLEILGAPVLHLELSASRPMGMVAARLSDVAPDDKATRITYGMLNLCHRNGHDKPEHLVPGRTYTVSFPLNHIAQHFAAGNRLRLSISTSYWPLAWPPPRPVRLTIHTGASRITLPGRKPQEGDKELRPFAGPEGAPPPAMTRLAPQHLKWRVVRDLGDDLSTLEVIKDEGVFRFDDIDWTVGSKTLEWYSYQGDDFDSVRGETLWQRSFTRGDWGVRTTTRTVLTSTESHFVLHAELDAWENDERVFSRNWKYEIPRDHV; from the coding sequence ATGAAAACAATTACCGATTTTCCCTGCCCGGTCCGGGAAGTGGAGCACGCGTGGATTCCCCTGTCCGACGGCACCCGCCTGGCGGCCCGGCTTTGGATTCCGGAGGCAGCTGATCAACAGCCCGTGCCGGCCATTTTGGAGTACATCCCCTATCGCAAGCGCGATTTTGAAGCCGTTGGAGATGCCATTACCCACGGATATTTCGCCGGCCATGGATATGCCTGCGTCCGGGTCGATCTGCGCGGCGCCGGGGAGTCTGAGGGCGTGCTTCGGGACGAATACCTCCCCCTGGAGCAGCAGGACGGCCTGGAAGTGCTCCGGTGGATCGCTGCCCAGCCCTGGTGCAGCGGAAAGATCGGTATGATCGGCATCTCCTGGGGCGGATTCAACGGCCTTCAGATCGCCGCCCTGCAGCCGCCGGAGCTGAAGGCCGTCATTACGGTGTGCTCGACGGACGATCGCTATGCCGATGACGTTCATTATATGGGCGGATGCCTCCTGGGCGACAATTTGTCCTGGGCGTCGACCATGTTTGCCTACAATGCGTGCCCGCCCGATCCGCTGCTGGCAGGAGAGTCGTGGCGGGACATGTGGATGGAACGGCTTGAAAAAAGCGGGTTGTGGCTGGCCGAGTGGCTTTCCCACCAGCGGCGTGACGACTACTGGCGCCACGGCTCCGTATGCGAGAATTTTGCGGCCATCCAGTGCCCGGTCATGGCGGTCAGCGGATGGGCCGACGGGTATTCCAATGCGGTATTCCGGCTGCTGGCCGGACTCAAAACACCGCGCAAAGGGCTTATCGGTCCCTGGAGCCACAAGTACCCCCAATTCGGCGTACCCGGCCCGGCCATCGGGTTTCTCCAGGAAGCCCTGCGCTGGTGGGATACCTGGCTGAAAGGAGAAGAGACCGGGGTCATGGAAGAGCCTATGCTTCGTGTCTGGATGCAGGACAGCGTTGCGCCCTCCACCCGCTACAAAAAGCGCCCCGGCCGCTGGGTGGCCGAAACGTCCTGGCCATCTGAACGGATCGCCGCAAGGCAGTTTTACCTGGACGGCGCACACCTGCTTTCGGAAGATGCAGCGGCGGCCTCCCCTTACTCATCCCCGGATACAGCCGCGCCGGAACCGGCTGCCATGACCATCCAGTCTCCGCTCAGCGTGGGGTTGTATGCCGGCAAATGGTGCTCCTATGCCGCGCCGCCGGATCTTCCCCACGACCAGCGCGAAGAAGATGGCGGCTCCCTGGTATTCGAAACCCTGCCGCTTGAGGAGCCATTGGAAATTCTGGGCGCACCGGTTCTTCACCTCGAGCTTTCCGCCAGCCGGCCCATGGGCATGGTCGCCGCCCGGCTCTCCGACGTGGCCCCGGATGACAAGGCCACGCGCATTACCTACGGGATGCTCAACCTCTGCCACCGAAACGGGCACGACAAGCCCGAACATCTGGTGCCGGGCCGGACATATACGGTGTCGTTTCCGCTAAACCATATCGCCCAGCACTTTGCGGCCGGCAACCGCCTGCGCCTCTCCATATCCACCTCCTACTGGCCCCTGGCCTGGCCGCCGCCCCGTCCGGTGCGGCTTACGATCCATACCGGCGCAAGCCGCATTACGCTTCCCGGGCGCAAGCCGCAGGAAGGTGACAAGGAGCTTCGCCCGTTTGCCGGTCCCGAAGGCGCCCCGCCGCCGGCCATGACCCGCCTGGCGCCACAGCACCTCAAATGGCGGGTGGTCCGCGATCTCGGTGACGACCTTTCCACCCTCGAAGTGATCAAGGACGAGGGGGTGTTCCGGTTTGATGACATCGATTGGACGGTCGGCAGCAAAACCCTGGAATGGTACTCCTACCAGGGCGATGATTTTGACTCGGTCCGGGGAGAGACCCTCTGGCAGCGCAGCTTTACCCGGGGCGACTGGGGTGTGCGGACTACCACCCGCACCGTACTGACATCCACCGAGAGCCATTTTGTCCTGCATGCCGAACTCGATGCCTGGGAAAACGACGAGCGGGTATTTTCCCGCAACTGGAAATACGAGATCCCCCGGGATCACGTATAA
- a CDS encoding CocE/NonD family hydrolase, translated as MKTVDSFPRPVREIINEWIPLSDGCRLAARIRLPEDALQHPVPAILEYIPYRKNDLTAERDERTHTYMAGHGYACVRVDLRGSGESEGILRDEYLQQELDDGVEVIRWIANQPWCTGSVGMMGISWGGFNALQIAALQPPELKAVITVCSTDDRYADDVHHMGGCLLGDNLSWASTMFSHNACPPDPLLVGESWRDMWMERLEKNGLWLAGWLKHQRRDGFWKHGSVCEDYSAIQCPVMAVSGWADGYSNAVFRLLANLDVPRKGLIGPWSHLYPHMGHPGPAIGFLQEAIRWWDTWLKGEETGIMEEPMLRAWMQESVPPTTDYDYRPGRWVAETAWPGKNISTQVLHLGFVWLGPEEKTGESIPLSVQSPLSVGLFAGKWCSYAAPPDLPHDQRDEDGGALVFDSDPLEADMEILGPPVADLELSANKPVAMIAVRLSDILPDDKATRVTYGLLNLTHRNGHDNPQPLEPGKRYRIRLQLNDIAQKFPAGNRIRLAVSTVYWPLAWPSPEPARITIYTKTSRLLLPVRKKDPKDEELRPFGPPEGAPPPRKSLIQPTRQSWTVIRNLAKDESRLEVINDEGVYRLDDIDLEIAAKVEENYVFADDNYASLRGETRWVRRFKRGEWEVRTVARTLLTSDPTYFHIRAELDAWEGDSRIFSRSWDERILRDLL; from the coding sequence GTGAAAACTGTCGATTCTTTTCCCCGGCCGGTCCGGGAGATAATAAACGAATGGATCCCCCTGTCCGACGGGTGCCGCCTGGCCGCCCGTATCCGGCTGCCGGAAGATGCGCTGCAGCACCCGGTCCCCGCGATCCTGGAATACATTCCCTACCGCAAAAACGATCTGACCGCCGAGCGCGACGAGCGGACCCATACCTACATGGCCGGCCACGGCTATGCCTGCGTTCGCGTCGATTTGCGCGGTTCCGGAGAATCCGAAGGAATTCTGCGCGATGAATACCTTCAGCAGGAGCTCGACGACGGCGTGGAGGTCATCCGATGGATTGCAAACCAGCCCTGGTGCACCGGGTCGGTCGGCATGATGGGCATCTCCTGGGGCGGATTCAACGCGCTGCAGATCGCCGCCCTGCAGCCGCCCGAACTGAAGGCCGTCATCACGGTCTGCTCCACGGATGACCGGTACGCGGATGATGTGCATCACATGGGCGGATGCCTCCTGGGCGACAATCTGTCCTGGGCGTCGACCATGTTCAGCCACAACGCCTGTCCGCCCGATCCGCTGCTGGTAGGAGAGTCATGGCGGGACATGTGGATGGAGCGGCTTGAAAAAAACGGCTTGTGGCTGGCCGGGTGGCTAAAGCACCAGCGGCGCGACGGTTTCTGGAAGCACGGTTCGGTCTGTGAAGACTACAGCGCCATCCAATGTCCGGTGATGGCCGTGAGCGGCTGGGCTGACGGGTATTCCAACGCGGTTTTCCGACTCTTGGCCAACCTGGACGTTCCCCGCAAGGGGCTCATCGGTCCGTGGAGCCACCTGTATCCGCACATGGGCCATCCCGGCCCGGCCATCGGCTTTCTGCAGGAAGCGATTCGCTGGTGGGACACCTGGCTCAAGGGAGAGGAGACCGGGATCATGGAAGAGCCTATGCTCCGGGCCTGGATGCAGGAGAGCGTGCCGCCGACCACGGACTACGACTACCGGCCGGGCCGCTGGGTTGCGGAGACCGCGTGGCCGGGCAAAAACATATCCACGCAGGTGCTTCATCTGGGGTTTGTCTGGCTCGGCCCGGAGGAAAAAACCGGGGAAAGCATTCCCTTGTCGGTTCAGTCTCCGCTTAGCGTGGGCCTTTTTGCGGGCAAATGGTGCTCCTATGCCGCGCCGCCGGACCTTCCCCACGACCAGCGCGATGAGGACGGCGGCGCGCTGGTCTTTGACTCCGATCCGCTCGAAGCAGACATGGAGATCCTGGGTCCGCCTGTGGCGGATCTGGAGCTTTCCGCAAACAAACCCGTGGCCATGATCGCCGTGCGCCTGTCCGACATCCTGCCGGACGACAAGGCCACCCGGGTGACCTACGGCCTGCTCAACCTGACCCACAGGAACGGGCATGACAATCCGCAGCCCCTGGAGCCCGGAAAACGCTACCGGATCCGGTTGCAGCTAAACGATATCGCCCAGAAATTCCCTGCCGGCAACCGCATCCGCCTGGCGGTTTCCACGGTTTACTGGCCCCTGGCGTGGCCTTCGCCCGAACCGGCGCGGATCACCATATACACGAAAACCAGCCGGCTGCTCCTGCCTGTGCGAAAAAAAGATCCGAAAGACGAAGAGCTCCGGCCGTTCGGACCGCCCGAGGGCGCCCCGCCGCCACGAAAGTCTCTTATCCAGCCCACCCGGCAGTCCTGGACAGTGATCCGCAACCTGGCCAAAGACGAATCCCGGCTCGAAGTCATCAACGACGAGGGGGTATACCGCCTGGATGACATCGACCTTGAGATCGCTGCGAAAGTCGAGGAAAACTACGTTTTCGCCGACGACAATTACGCCTCGCTTCGGGGAGAGACACGGTGGGTGCGGCGATTTAAACGGGGCGAGTGGGAAGTGCGGACGGTTGCCCGCACCCTTCTGACATCCGACCCAACTTATTTCCATATCCGGGCCGAACTCGACGCCTGGGAAGGCGATAGCCGTATCTTCAGCCGGAGCTGGGACGAACGCATATTGCGCGATCTGCTTTAA
- a CDS encoding ATP-grasp domain-containing protein, whose translation MPHKHVFLIGLTDSDLARLKSIRNAERYVFYGVLDPDEILETYDFPVKDMLARAEAQLRRWETESGKTIDGIGAYLDFPVSTMLPLLCARLGKRGPTLESLLKCEHKYWGRLVQKEVIPQHIPRFQVFDPFDDSAWENIGLKEPFWIKPIKACGSMLGFYIENQKQFEEAIVQVRSQIHLISEPFTYILQQAKLPESITDVESHFFLAESIINGWQCTLEGYVLDGDIQPLGFVDSLRYENGISFFRYEYPSVLPDAVQGQMVAIAKTVIAHTGLDNCAFNIEFFWNLEQDRIWLLEINPRVSQSHSDIFEKVDGQSNQQATVRVACGEKPDFPRRKGQFSCAAKFFWRIFSGDARVTRVPTDEEIKRVEKRYPGTVVHPQIKEGMKLSDLLEQDSYSYAICHLFIGGRDRKALLDTYVRCTEMLPFEFAPI comes from the coding sequence ATGCCCCATAAACACGTCTTTCTGATCGGGCTGACCGATTCGGACCTGGCCCGGCTCAAATCCATCCGCAATGCCGAACGCTACGTCTTTTACGGCGTCCTGGATCCGGACGAAATTCTGGAGACCTACGATTTCCCCGTCAAGGACATGCTGGCGCGCGCCGAAGCGCAGCTTCGCCGGTGGGAAACCGAATCCGGTAAAACCATCGACGGCATCGGTGCTTACCTGGACTTTCCGGTGAGCACCATGCTTCCTTTACTCTGCGCCCGGCTTGGCAAGCGCGGCCCCACACTGGAGAGTCTCCTGAAGTGCGAGCACAAGTACTGGGGCCGTCTGGTGCAAAAGGAGGTAATCCCCCAGCACATTCCCCGGTTTCAGGTTTTTGACCCATTTGACGACAGTGCCTGGGAAAATATCGGCCTGAAAGAACCCTTCTGGATCAAACCGATTAAGGCCTGCGGCTCCATGCTGGGTTTTTATATCGAAAACCAAAAGCAGTTTGAAGAGGCGATAGTGCAGGTCCGAAGCCAGATTCATCTGATTTCCGAACCGTTTACCTATATTTTGCAACAGGCAAAGCTTCCAGAGTCGATAACCGATGTTGAAAGCCATTTCTTCCTGGCCGAAAGCATCATCAACGGCTGGCAGTGCACCCTGGAGGGATATGTACTGGACGGAGACATCCAGCCGCTGGGTTTTGTCGATTCACTGCGCTACGAAAACGGCATCAGTTTTTTCCGATACGAATACCCGTCGGTGCTGCCGGATGCAGTTCAGGGACAAATGGTGGCCATTGCAAAAACGGTCATCGCTCATACCGGGCTGGACAACTGCGCCTTTAATATTGAATTTTTCTGGAACCTGGAGCAGGATAGAATCTGGCTTCTGGAAATCAATCCCCGGGTTTCCCAGTCGCATAGTGATATTTTCGAAAAGGTGGACGGACAGTCCAACCAGCAGGCAACGGTACGGGTGGCCTGCGGGGAAAAACCCGATTTCCCGCGCCGCAAGGGGCAATTTTCGTGTGCGGCGAAATTCTTCTGGCGCATTTTCTCCGGCGACGCCCGGGTTACCCGGGTGCCAACGGATGAGGAAATCAAAAGGGTGGAAAAGCGCTATCCGGGGACGGTCGTCCACCCGCAGATTAAAGAAGGAATGAAGCTCTCCGATCTGCTGGAGCAGGACAGCTACAGCTATGCCATCTGCCACCTGTTCATCGGCGGCCGGGATCGAAAAGCGCTTCTTGATACGTACGTGCGTTGCACGGAGATGCTGCCTTTCGAATTTGCTCCGATCTGA
- a CDS encoding DUF4143 domain-containing protein, producing MIPRTLQSKLNELSSYYPSVVVTGPRQSGKTTLCQMTFPNKPYVSLEALDIREFAIKDPRGFLAEHADGAIIDEIQQAPDLLSYLQSDIDARPEPGRFIMTGSQHFSLSQSISQSLAGRCGILALLPPSYKELQAFPNSPEDLFTTLWQGAYPRIYDQNIPAHQWLADYTTTYIQRDARQVVNIGDLQVFSGFLKLCSGRSAQEINLSALGSDAGISHNTIRSWLSVLETSYIVHRLPAWHANIRKQVVKASKLHFFDSGLTCYLLGIREPEQLRHHPLRGAIFESWVVSEIFKTCVHTGGQPRIFHYRETRGVEIDMLIEQAGGMDAVEIKSGATVSEDFFKNLELFSERLKSPAANASVRKHVVYGGDANQKRSKAHIISWRDVHHLTSGS from the coding sequence ATGATACCCCGCACCCTGCAAAGCAAATTAAACGAACTCTCGAGCTATTACCCTTCAGTAGTGGTTACGGGGCCGCGCCAGTCGGGCAAAACCACCTTGTGTCAAATGACATTTCCAAACAAACCCTACGTTTCACTGGAAGCATTGGATATACGAGAATTTGCAATCAAGGATCCCAGGGGATTTCTTGCAGAACATGCCGACGGAGCTATAATAGATGAGATCCAACAAGCCCCTGACCTGCTGAGCTATCTTCAAAGTGATATAGATGCACGCCCTGAACCCGGCCGATTTATTATGACCGGATCGCAGCATTTCAGCCTGTCACAATCAATTTCCCAGTCCCTTGCCGGGCGCTGCGGCATATTAGCCCTCTTGCCGCCCAGTTATAAAGAACTTCAAGCATTTCCGAATTCACCGGAAGATTTGTTTACCACTCTCTGGCAAGGGGCTTATCCCAGAATTTACGATCAGAATATCCCGGCCCATCAGTGGTTGGCCGATTACACCACCACATACATCCAACGCGACGCTCGCCAGGTGGTGAATATCGGGGACCTTCAGGTCTTTTCGGGTTTCCTTAAACTCTGCTCAGGACGTAGCGCCCAGGAAATCAATCTATCGGCGCTTGGAAGTGATGCCGGTATTTCTCACAACACGATCCGTTCCTGGCTATCTGTTCTGGAAACCAGCTATATTGTTCACCGGCTGCCCGCCTGGCACGCGAATATCCGAAAACAGGTCGTCAAGGCGTCCAAACTGCATTTCTTTGACAGCGGACTGACATGTTATCTTCTTGGCATCCGAGAGCCTGAGCAGCTTCGCCATCACCCGTTGAGGGGAGCGATTTTCGAAAGCTGGGTTGTGTCCGAAATTTTTAAAACCTGTGTGCACACTGGTGGTCAGCCACGCATTTTTCACTACCGGGAGACACGAGGCGTTGAAATCGACATGCTCATTGAACAGGCTGGCGGCATGGATGCTGTAGAAATCAAATCCGGGGCTACCGTATCGGAAGATTTCTTCAAGAATCTTGAGCTTTTTTCGGAGCGCCTAAAAAGCCCGGCAGCAAATGCCTCTGTCAGAAAGCACGTTGTCTATGGGGGTGATGCAAACCAGAAACGATCCAAAGCGCATATCATCTCATGGCGCGATGTCCACCATTTAACGTCCGGTTCCTGA